The following proteins come from a genomic window of Gossypium raimondii isolate GPD5lz chromosome 5, ASM2569854v1, whole genome shotgun sequence:
- the LOC105770973 gene encoding sugar transport protein 14 isoform X1, with product MRSLMLGIWSGQEMCTGGSLFGYDLGVSGGVTSMDDFLKEFLPKIYRRKQANLHETDYCKYDNQLLTLFTSSLFAGLVSTFGASYVTRNKGRRASILVGAVSFFLGGAINAGAVNITMLIVGRILLGAGI from the exons ATGAGGAGCTTGATGCTGGGGATATGGAGCGGACAAGAGATGTGTACAG GGGGATCTCTTTTTGGATATGATCTTGGTGTTTCTG GTGGAGTGACTTCCATGGATGATTTCTTGAAGGAATTCCTCCCAAAGATATATAGAAGGAAACAAGCAAATCTTCATGAAACTGACTACTGCAAATATGACAACCAGCTCCTCACACTTTTTACGTCTTCGCTCTTCGCAGGCCTTGTTTCTACATTTGGTGCCTCCTATGTTACTAGAAACAAAGGGCGTCGAGCCAGCATCCTTGTTGGTGCAGTCAGCTTCTTCCTAGGAGGAGCTATCAATGCAGGTGCGGTGAATATCACAATGTTGATCGTAGGACGCATTCTTCTTGGTGCTGGCATCTAA
- the LOC105770973 gene encoding sugar transport protein 14 isoform X2 encodes MNTILPITLYLLAATGGSLFGYDLGVSGGVTSMDDFLKEFLPKIYRRKQANLHETDYCKYDNQLLTLFTSSLFAGLVSTFGASYVTRNKGRRASILVGAVSFFLGGAINAGAVNITMLIVGRILLGAGI; translated from the exons ATGAATACAATATTACCAATTACTTTATATTTGCTTGCTGCTACAGGGGGATCTCTTTTTGGATATGATCTTGGTGTTTCTG GTGGAGTGACTTCCATGGATGATTTCTTGAAGGAATTCCTCCCAAAGATATATAGAAGGAAACAAGCAAATCTTCATGAAACTGACTACTGCAAATATGACAACCAGCTCCTCACACTTTTTACGTCTTCGCTCTTCGCAGGCCTTGTTTCTACATTTGGTGCCTCCTATGTTACTAGAAACAAAGGGCGTCGAGCCAGCATCCTTGTTGGTGCAGTCAGCTTCTTCCTAGGAGGAGCTATCAATGCAGGTGCGGTGAATATCACAATGTTGATCGTAGGACGCATTCTTCTTGGTGCTGGCATCTAA
- the LOC105770973 gene encoding agamous-like MADS-box protein TM6 isoform X3, translated as MEENYRRLKEINKKLRREIRQRMGGDFNELNINELQALEAKMDSSLLAIRERKPPLKRLLTMFLGTMSSKLEQTNTRKRINYTLYEELDAGDMERTRDVYRGISFWI; from the exons ATGGAAGAAAATTACAGGAGGTTGAAGGAGATAAACAAGAAGCTGAGAAGGGAGATTAG gcAGAGAATGGGTGGAGACTTTAATGAACTTAACATTAATGAACTGCAAGCTCTTGAAGCTAAAATGGATTCTTCTTTGCTAGCTATACGTGAGAGAAAG CCTCCATTGAAAAGACTCCTAACAATGTTTTTGGG TACCATGTCATCAAAACTCGAACAGACAAACACAAGAAAAAG GATTAATTATACTTTATATGAGGAGCTTGATGCTGGGGATATGGAGCGGACAAGAGATGTGTACAG GGGGATCTCTTTTTGGATATGA
- the LOC105771161 gene encoding cytochrome P450 CYP736A12: protein MALLATTLLTVLAVLCSFFYILFYISSRKHGKEKGKALPGPRPLPIIGNLHMLGMLPHQSLYHLAKKHGPMMSIWLGSVPTVVVSSPQVAEMFLKTHDAIFASRPKVQVLQSISNSQRGIAFTEYGPYWRSVRKICNMQLFTTSKIESFAPTRKEVLMHFTESLKEAAKAKEVVNISKKLAEINGEMTLKMVLGPVKKYKEFNLNELIEELTKIAGVFNLADFVPFLGAFDLQGIKASTQTLGEKLDKALETIIKDHLQKKQDDFVGTLLTELNQTINPNGDIMDWNSIKAITLDMIVGGFDTSAATLEWALSELIRHPRVMLKLQQELKSIFGNKRIVEENDLPKLEYLDMVVRETLRLHPIAPLLIPRESMEDIVIDGYYIPKKSRVLVNIWAIGRDPNIWSNNVEEFSPERFIDSNIDLHGHNFALIPFGAGRRLCPGKKLGLITVKLILAQLVHCFDWELPGGMSSNELNMTENFGVSLPRKTSLCVKPIYRMYEYNV from the exons ATGGCACTTTTAGCAACAACTCTTCTCACAGTCCTTGCAGTTCTCTGCTCTTTCTTCTACATTCTATTTTACATTTCATCAAGGAAACATGgcaaagaaaaagggaaagccCTCCCTGGTCCTCGACCCTTGCCAATCATTGGAAATCTCCACATGTTGGGCATGCTTCCACACCAATCCCTTTATCACTTGGCCAAAAAACATGGTCCTATGATGTCTATATGGCTAGGTTCTGTGCCAACTGTTGTTGTTTCATCCCCTCAAGTCGCCGAGATGTTTCTTAAGACACATGACGCTATTTTCGCAAGTAGGCCAAAAGTTCAAGTCCTACAATCAATTTCTAATAGCCAAAGGGGCATAGCATTCACAGAATATGGACCATATTGGCGCAGTGTGAGGAAGATTTGTAATATGCAACTTTTTACTACATCGAAAATTGAATCGTTTGCACCTACGAGGAAGGAAGTGCTAATGCATTTCACTGAATCTTTGAAGGAAGCTGCAAAAGCAAAGGAAGTGGTTAACATCAGCAAGAAGCTAGCAGAAATTAATGGAGAGATGACTTTGAAAATGGTTTTGGGGCCTGTGAAGAAGTATAAGGAATTTAACCTCAACGAGCTTATTGAAGAGCTTACTAAAATTGCAGGAGTTTTCAATCTTGCAGATTTTGTGCCTTTTCTTGGTGCTTTCGACCTACAG GGAATTAAAGCCTCCACACAGACACTTGGTGAAAAGCTTGACAAAGCCCTTGAGACGATCATTAAAGATCACCTACAGAAAAAGCAAGATGATTTCGTTGGTACGTTGCTTACAGAGTTAAATCAAACAATAAATCCCAATGGTGATATAATGGATTGGAATAGCATCAAAGCCATAACATTAGATATGATTGTGGGTGGCTTCGACACTTCAGCTGCCACATTAGAATGGGCATTATCAGAGCTCATAAGGCATCCGAGGGTAATGCTGAAACTCCAACAAGAGTTAAAAAGCATTTTTGGGAATAAGAGAATCGTGGAGGAAAATGATTTACCAAAATTGGAGTACTTAGACATGGTTGTGAGAGAAACTTTAAGGTTGCATCCTATTGCACCTTTGCTAATTCCTCGTGAGTCAATGGAGGACATAGTTATTGATGGTTATTACATACCAAAAAAGTCTAGGGTCTTAGTAAACATTTGGGCAATTGGGAGAGATCCTAATATTTGGTCCAATAATGTTGAAGAGTTCTCTCCAGAAAGGTTCATTGATAGCAATATAGACCTTCATGGACATAATTTTGCACTCATTCCATTTGGTGCAGGACGTAGATTATGCCCAGGGAAGAAATTAGGGTTAATCACAGTTAAACTTATTCTAGCTCAATTGGTCCATTGTTTTGATTGGGAGCTACCTGGTGGAATGTCGTCAAATGAATTGAACATGACTGAGAACTTTGGTGTCTCGTTGCCCAGGAAGACTAGTCTTTGTGTGAAGCCTATTTATCGCATGTATGAATATAATGTTTAA